The following proteins are co-located in the Melanotaenia boesemani isolate fMelBoe1 chromosome 5, fMelBoe1.pri, whole genome shotgun sequence genome:
- the LOC121639999 gene encoding uncharacterized protein LOC121639999 isoform X1 — translation MVMENSNKMLQAEKKQIKPKDEISNKINNTVSRSPWLKLSGSAAGGLGEVFLGSGVAVLQDREVKAPAEDTTNSAQTGQEYVTKVGVYNAFMPTTPGQGAEGRDAQEPEKAVTSKVKTERVPPRIVIPGPAGTHKCIKVLKLYRIVLLGEAGAGKSSLGNNIFGENVFKINQPPKCRGSRECQVEAKSVHGRRIMLVDTPGFDGTDGPEPDLKDEILRGITECAPGPHAFLIVLKVEKFTNQKKAAIEKIGQLFSEEAFKYAAVVFILGDQLPEGMNIEEFVDHNKCLSDLVKKCSGGYHVVDNRCNQEKDCNQLQILQLLNTIEKIGMENKGGCYTNKLLQAKKETGNTTSVGNLPQAETENEANNSACRNMWIKLSGPAGDAVAEAFFGPTVGVVQEICGDQEAENEDRGSSTNAEEGENSEREAGTKSEAEEGNKSNTEEDTEDENEEEIEETNVASENEARKVGGKKDAQETGEEEATDESEERKSTMEEVQEKEERKAKFYESIFAAVGSIFAAFASIFSAVRLIFAASTAAATASLAAATGSTPSATGSTPSATGSTPSATGSTPSSTPSATGSTPSATGSTTGSTPSATGSTPSASGSLAAATGSAVALKLVEELVKAAAVIIPKIQWFIEKFKQLLALLRDLKEHGGVILLVVVFYLLLALSFCANVPAAGTILLSLGILAMFLLIVALFLVI, via the exons ATGGTGATggaaaacagcaataaaatgcttcaagcagaaaagaaacaaatcaaGCCAAAGGATGAGATCAGCAATAAGATCAACAACACAGTCTCTAGGAGCCCATGGTTGAAGTTATCTGGAAGTGCAGCAGGAGGACTGGGGGAGGTTTTCTTAGGGTCAGGTGTTGCAGTTTTGCAGGACAGAGAGGTCAAAGCACCAGCAGAAGACACCACCAACAGTGCACAGACAGGACAAGAGTATGTTACAAAAGTAGGTGTTTACAATGCATTCATGCCCACAACACCAGGGCAAGGAGCTGAGGGAAGAGATGCACAAGAGCCTGAAAAAGCAGTGACATCAAAGGTTAAAACAGAAAGAG TCCCACCAAGGATCGTTATTCCAGGTCCAGCTGGAACTCACAAGTGCATCAAAG tgctAAAATTATACAGGATTGTGTTGCTGGGGGAAGCTGGGGCTGGGAAAAGCAGCCTGGGAAACAACATATTTGGAGAGAATGTGTTCAAGATAAATCAACCTCCTAAATGCCGCGGATCAAGGGAATGTCAAGTTGAGGCCAAATCCGTTCACGGAAGAAGAATTATGCTGGTTGACACTCCtggttttgatggcacagaTGGTCCAGAGCCAGACCTGAAGGACGAGATCCTGAGGGGTATCACAGAGTGTGCTCCTGGGCCTCATGCTTTTCTGATTGTGCTCAAAGTTGAGAAATTCACTAATCAGAAGAAGGCTGCCATTGAAAAAATTGGCCAACTTTTCTCAGAAGaagcttttaaatatgctgcTGTTGTCTTCATTCTTGGTGACCAGCTTCCTGAGGGAATGAACATCGAGGAGTTTGTGGATCATAATAAGTGTCTCAGTGATTTGGTAAAGAAATGCAGCGGTGGATATCATGTCGTTGATAACAGATGCAACCAAGAAAAAGACTGCAACCAGCTGCAGATCTTACAGCTGCTCAACACAATAGAGAAGATAGGGATGGAAAACAAAGGAGGATGTTACACCAACAAGTTGTTGcaagcaaagaaagaaacaggaaacacaacaTCAGTGGGAAATCTGCCACAAGCAGAGACTGAAAATGAAGCTAACAACAGTGCCTGCAGGAATATGTGGATAAAATTATCAGGGCCTGCAGGAGACGCAGTGGCAGAAGCTTTCTTTGGACCGACTGTTGGAGTTGTGCAGGAAATATGTGGAGATCAAGAAGCAGAGAACGAGGATAGAGGAAGTTCAACAAATGCAGAGGAGGGAGAAAATAGTGAAAGAGAAGCGGGAACAAAATCTGAAGCAGAAGAAGGAAACAAATCTAATACTGAAGAAGACACTGAAGATGAAAACGAGGAGGAAATAGAAGAAACAAATGTTGCATCGGAAAATGAAGCACGAAAggtagggggaaaaaaagatgcacaagaaactggagaagAGGAAGCAACAGATGAAtcagaggaaagaaaatcaaCAATGGAAGAAgtgcaagaaaaagaagaaagaaaagctaaattttATGAATCCATATTTGCAGCTGTGGGATCAATATTTGCAGCATTCGCATCAATATTTTCAGCAGTGAGATTAATATTTGCAGCATCAACAGCTGCTGCAACAGCATCTTTAGCTGCAGCAACAGGATCAACACCTTCAGCAACAGGATCAACACCTTCAGCAACAGGATCAACACCTTCAGCAACAGGATCAACACCTTCATCAACACCTTCAGCAACAGGATCAACACCTTCAGCAACAGGATCAACAACTGGATCAACACCTTCAGCAACTGGATCAACACCTTCAGCATCTGGTTCACTAGCTGCAGCAACTGGATCAGCAGTAGCGCTCAAATTGGTTGAGGAACTAGTAAAAGCAGCTGCAGTGATAATCCCAAAAATACAGTGGTTTATAGAAAAATTTAAACAACTTCTTGCTCTTTTAAGAGACCTGAAGGAGCATGGTGGAGTCATCCTTCTGGTGGTGGTTTTCTATTTGTTGCTAGCATTATCTTTCTGTGCCAATGTACCAGCTGCTGGAACCATCCTGCTGTCATTAGGAATACTGGCAATGTTCTTGTTGATAGTGGCTTTGTTTTTGGTCATATAG
- the LOC121639999 gene encoding uncharacterized protein LOC121639999 isoform X2, whose amino-acid sequence MVMENSNKMLQAEKKQIKPKDEISNKINNTVSRSPWLKLSGSAAGGLGEVFLGSGVAVLQDREVKAPAEDTTNSAQTGQEYVTKVGVYNAFMPTTPGQGAEGRDAQEPEKAVTSKVKTERVPPRIVIPGPAGTHKCIKVLKLYRIVLLGEAGAGKSSLGNNIFGENVFKINQPPKCRGSRECQVEAKSVHGRRIMLVDTPGFDGTDGPEPDLKDEILRGITECAPGPHAFLIVLKVEKFTNQKKAAIEKIGQLFSEEAFKYAAVVFILGDQLPEGMNIEEFVDHNKCLSDLVKKCSGGYHVVDNRCNQEKDCNQLQILQLLNTIEKIGMENKGGCYTNKLLQAKKETGNTTSVGNLPQAETENEANNSACRNMWIKLSGPAGDAVAEAFFGPTVGVVQEICGDQEAENEDRGSSTNAEEGENSEREAGTKSEAEEGNKSNTEEDTEDENEEEIEETNVASENEARKVGGKKDAQETGEEEATDESEERKSTMEEVQEKEERKAKFYESIFAAVGSIFAAFASIFSAVRLIFAASTAAATASLAAATGSTPSATGSTPSATGSTPSATGSTPSSTPSATGSTPSATGSTPSASGSLAAATGSAVALKLVEELVKAAAVIIPKIQWFIEKFKQLLALLRDLKEHGGVILLVVVFYLLLALSFCANVPAAGTILLSLGILAMFLLIVALFLVI is encoded by the exons ATGGTGATggaaaacagcaataaaatgcttcaagcagaaaagaaacaaatcaaGCCAAAGGATGAGATCAGCAATAAGATCAACAACACAGTCTCTAGGAGCCCATGGTTGAAGTTATCTGGAAGTGCAGCAGGAGGACTGGGGGAGGTTTTCTTAGGGTCAGGTGTTGCAGTTTTGCAGGACAGAGAGGTCAAAGCACCAGCAGAAGACACCACCAACAGTGCACAGACAGGACAAGAGTATGTTACAAAAGTAGGTGTTTACAATGCATTCATGCCCACAACACCAGGGCAAGGAGCTGAGGGAAGAGATGCACAAGAGCCTGAAAAAGCAGTGACATCAAAGGTTAAAACAGAAAGAG TCCCACCAAGGATCGTTATTCCAGGTCCAGCTGGAACTCACAAGTGCATCAAAG tgctAAAATTATACAGGATTGTGTTGCTGGGGGAAGCTGGGGCTGGGAAAAGCAGCCTGGGAAACAACATATTTGGAGAGAATGTGTTCAAGATAAATCAACCTCCTAAATGCCGCGGATCAAGGGAATGTCAAGTTGAGGCCAAATCCGTTCACGGAAGAAGAATTATGCTGGTTGACACTCCtggttttgatggcacagaTGGTCCAGAGCCAGACCTGAAGGACGAGATCCTGAGGGGTATCACAGAGTGTGCTCCTGGGCCTCATGCTTTTCTGATTGTGCTCAAAGTTGAGAAATTCACTAATCAGAAGAAGGCTGCCATTGAAAAAATTGGCCAACTTTTCTCAGAAGaagcttttaaatatgctgcTGTTGTCTTCATTCTTGGTGACCAGCTTCCTGAGGGAATGAACATCGAGGAGTTTGTGGATCATAATAAGTGTCTCAGTGATTTGGTAAAGAAATGCAGCGGTGGATATCATGTCGTTGATAACAGATGCAACCAAGAAAAAGACTGCAACCAGCTGCAGATCTTACAGCTGCTCAACACAATAGAGAAGATAGGGATGGAAAACAAAGGAGGATGTTACACCAACAAGTTGTTGcaagcaaagaaagaaacaggaaacacaacaTCAGTGGGAAATCTGCCACAAGCAGAGACTGAAAATGAAGCTAACAACAGTGCCTGCAGGAATATGTGGATAAAATTATCAGGGCCTGCAGGAGACGCAGTGGCAGAAGCTTTCTTTGGACCGACTGTTGGAGTTGTGCAGGAAATATGTGGAGATCAAGAAGCAGAGAACGAGGATAGAGGAAGTTCAACAAATGCAGAGGAGGGAGAAAATAGTGAAAGAGAAGCGGGAACAAAATCTGAAGCAGAAGAAGGAAACAAATCTAATACTGAAGAAGACACTGAAGATGAAAACGAGGAGGAAATAGAAGAAACAAATGTTGCATCGGAAAATGAAGCACGAAAggtagggggaaaaaaagatgcacaagaaactggagaagAGGAAGCAACAGATGAAtcagaggaaagaaaatcaaCAATGGAAGAAgtgcaagaaaaagaagaaagaaaagctaaattttATGAATCCATATTTGCAGCTGTGGGATCAATATTTGCAGCATTCGCATCAATATTTTCAGCAGTGAGATTAATATTTGCAGCATCAACAGCTGCTGCAACAGCATCTTTAGCTGCAGCAACAGGATCAACACCTTCAGCAACAGGATCAACACCTTCAGCAACAGGATCAACACCTTCAGCAACAGGATCAACACCTTCATCAACACCTTCAG CAACTGGATCAACACCTTCAGCAACTGGATCAACACCTTCAGCATCTGGTTCACTAGCTGCAGCAACTGGATCAGCAGTAGCGCTCAAATTGGTTGAGGAACTAGTAAAAGCAGCTGCAGTGATAATCCCAAAAATACAGTGGTTTATAGAAAAATTTAAACAACTTCTTGCTCTTTTAAGAGACCTGAAGGAGCATGGTGGAGTCATCCTTCTGGTGGTGGTTTTCTATTTGTTGCTAGCATTATCTTTCTGTGCCAATGTACCAGCTGCTGGAACCATCCTGCTGTCATTAGGAATACTGGCAATGTTCTTGTTGATAGTGGCTTTGTTTTTGGTCATATAG
- the LOC121640037 gene encoding GTPase IMAP family member 7-like, with protein MEAPDLRIVLLGKTGAGKSSLAETVFGERVFEIHHTSNPGTDQCQTATREVHGRNITMIDTPGFFDNRTSEDSLRSNITRCIMECSPGPHAFLILLKVEKYTDQENEMISKIRKAFSEEAFRYSVVVFTHGDQLPEGMQIEEFIGENEALLDLLERCGGRCHVVDNKYWKNNQQDEYRNNQRQVENLLNTITEMMNQNNGGYYTNDMLEAVERRILVEAEHIQSSSPNMLWENIIIKAKSKVYNFLKNAAGITTGMLLGALLGVPVMVAKVVTALQGMGTVPDPRRVGAVAAGAAGAAGAAGAVGSAEPRLAYAVVGAAAAIAAGAGAARGGVIGHREAVKADSIRKAVRNTADAVTEQAAKQIINMFITTQQQ; from the exons ATGGAAG CACCAGACTTGCGGATTGTCCTTCTAGGAAAAACTGGAGCTGGAAAAAGcagcttggctgaaactgtaTTTGGAGAGAGAGTGTTTGAGATCCATCACACTTCAAACCCTGGAACAGATCAGTGTCAGACGGCAACCAGAGAGGTTCATGGAAGAAACATCACAATGATCGACACTCCTGGGTTCTTTGACAACCGCACGTCTGAGGACAGTCTGAGATCTAACATAACAAGGTGCATCATGGAGTGTTCTCCTGGCCCTCATGCTTTCTTAATTTTACttaaagtggaaaaatacaCAGATCAGGAGAATGAGATGATTTCTAAAAtcagaaaagctttttctgAGGAAGCTTTCAGATATTCTGTAGTTGTCTTCACTCATGGTGACCAGCTCCCTGAAGGAATGCAGATTGAAGAGTTTATCGGTGAAAATGAGGCTCTGCTTGATCTCCTGGAAAGATGTGGAGGTCGCTGCCACGTGGTTGATAACAAATACTGGAAAAACAACCAGCAGGATGAATACAGAAACAACCAGCGGCAGGTAGAAAATCTACTGAACACAATAACAGAGATGATGAACCAAAACAATGGAGGTTACTACACCAATGACATGTTAGAAGCAGTGGAGAGAAGAATCTTAGTAGAGGCCGAACACATTCAGTCCTCATCACCAAATATGTTGTGGGAAAACATCATAATTAAGGCAAAGAGTAAAGTCTACAATTTTCTCAAAAATGCTGCAGGCATTACAACAGGAATGTTGTTGGGAGCTCTGCTTGGTGTGCCTGTAATGGTCGCTAAAGTTGTCACAGCACTGCAAGGTATGGGAACAGTCCCAGATCCTAGGAGAGTGGGAGCAGTAGCAGCAGGAGCAGCGGGAGCAGCGGGAGCAGCAGGAGCAGTAGGAAGTGCAGAACCTAGATTGGCATATGCAGTAgtgggagcagcagcagcaatagcagcaggagcaggagcagCAAGAGGAGGTGTTATTGGGCATCGTGAAGCAGTCAAAGCAGACTCCATCAGAAAGGCTGTAAGAAACACAGCGGATGCTGTTACTGAGCAGGCTGCAAAGCAaattataaacatgtttattacaacacagcaacagtaa